From Juglans regia cultivar Chandler chromosome 6, Walnut 2.0, whole genome shotgun sequence, the proteins below share one genomic window:
- the LOC109001111 gene encoding eukaryotic translation initiation factor 6-2-like → MATRLQFENSCDMGVFSKLTNAYCLVAIGGFENFYSAFETELADTIPVVKTSIGSTRIIGRFCAGNKNGLLLPHTTTDQVSEFLLLSWSSAP, encoded by the exons ATGGCGACCA GGCTACAGTTTGAGAACTCATGCGATATGGGTGTATTTTCTAAGCTCACCAACGCCTACTGTTTGGTTGCTATTGGTGGTTTTGAGAATTTCTACAG TGCATTTGAGACTGAGTTAGCAGATACAATCCCTGTGGTTAAGACCTCCATTGGCAGCACTCGCATTATTGGACGCTTTTGTGCAG GAAATAAAAATGGGCTTCTCTTGCCCCACACCACCACTGACCAAG TCAGTGAATTCCTTCTTTTATCCTGGTCCTCTGCCCCATAG